Genomic segment of Arachis hypogaea cultivar Tifrunner chromosome 11, arahy.Tifrunner.gnm2.J5K5, whole genome shotgun sequence:
aaaattaagaaatattaataatttttaaattatttttatttataaaaattaaatttaaaatatattaatgattaacatatcacataaatatattttaaagatagatcattaacaaaaaaattaattagtctcacaaaattaaatataaaaaaatagaaaaaaaattggtttaaaaACTTCTTAGTCCTTGAAAAGAATTATCAACATGGAgttggatattcactctttaattatttattttaatttgctcTGTTTTTCACTCAGGTTATCACatcaatatattatttatttatattattattcattCACTCGTGTAATGCAAAATGAAATAGAGTAATTTATTCATGCATGCACATTTTACCACCAAAGAATATTTTGAAGTTGGAATCGCTAGctagtactatatatatatatattaggataAACATATACAAGTCAAAAGAGTGTGATAGGTTGCTAATGACAATTATTTACGCCAAACTTTGAACTAAccgagaaataattaaaatatatatatatatatatatatatatatatatatatatatatatatatatatataatagaatttttttaggagaataatgatgatgatgatgatgagcatAGTTAAGGTAACAAGCCCCTTAATTAATTGGTTTATAGTAAAATATGTGTAGGAACGAGTAAGAACTGAAGATAGATATATGTGAGAATGTTTGAGAGCCTACATAAGAAAATTATTATtggagttgaaaaaaaaaaaatgataactaCGATGGAGGGTTAATACGTTGTGTGTCCTACATTGAgtttaatatttgaaaaagaattttaagaCTTTGGacactagttttttttttctgtattaaaaaaaaattgtgttaaaAGGGATCAtgaaaagtttaattttaatatattaacaaTATAAAGAATTTTATACCGTTATTTAGTTAAATACAtgtatttagataattttttaaataataaatttaaaaaattaattatttttatgtatgtgacaaaattaattatttgtagaaattttttttacattaacagtagataaaaattaaattatttttatattattagaagaTTGAAACTTCTATTCGGAAAAACACCTAACAAATTCTCATTTTAGTGACGCTAAATACTGTACAAGTTAACCTTTATGTAATGTTCTTGCCTTGTCTTTTTCAattatgtaattttcttttacaATTTTCTTCAAACTATTTTCCTATTTATGTgtacttttttgttttttaaaaaattttgcaaaataGAAAATAGATTATCATAGCTGACATATACTTCCAGGaaaaatatatcttaaaataaaatacacataaatattctttttttaaatatttttttattttataattttttgaacCAATTAATGGTTAAAAACGCCACGATTCAACGCGGTTTAACCAATTTTGATTGGTTCAACCGATGTTTTATCGAACCAAATAATAAATTATCGGTTCCTGTTAACCCGGTTCGACTATTTAAGGTGCTCATTTAATTTACCATGCAAATAATGTCAGGCTTGCATATGTCTGAGTTTTCGGACTGACAAAATCTTTGAGTTGAAAACAAGGTTGATTTGTTATGGGTGGTAACTGATAACCATGCACAAGAGAGCCCTAAAATTCACGTGCCAAATTACAGTTTCATTCAGCTGCAATAATGATGAAAGAAAAATTCCATGCTGCAAGGAATTCACCATTTGAAGCATAGAGAATGAGAATATAAGTTAAATCATAATATTATAATAGTACTACTTTAAtttgcattattaaaaaaatacaccTGGTTTGATATATTTGTGATACATACACATGTCAATAtacatttattaaataaaagcaaTTAATTTGGCAAAGAATTTTATTTGCAATTATTGGAGAGATTTTATGTGCAATATGTGGTACACAACAAATTTTAGTAGTTAGATGTGCTTGCTACCTGGAAATTACAACACTTGACAATTTTAGTTTAGAGTTTATACTAAATCATGAGTTATTTCAAACTCAATTGGAAACTCAACAAGTTGAAATTCAATTTACTTGCACGGTTTGAAATGAGCAAACTAAAATATAAAGACCAGTCTATTTGACATTTGATATAATGAGTTTTGTTATTTAtagtctcaattttttttatatcgaGTTGATTTATGAAATAAGAAATATGTTCATTTCTGCACCGATCAATAATTAAGAAGAATTAGCAACTtgatgaaaaaaagaaatatGGGCAAAATCATTTCTCTTTTAGGAAGTGATTAATTAATGTCGAACGACAAATTACTGCATCATATGATTAGATACACGAGTGATAAATTGATGTTTTGTTGTAAAGTAAACTAATTTTCATGTTGATCCACCAAACTCAAACTATAATTTAACCTCATTTCCTTTGGCAATTGGCATCGTTGGATAATCTTTGAAGCagcaataataacaaaaaaataagaaacagaACATTCTACATATTATAAGATGCACATGTAAGCATTGTGTCTCTTGGTTTTTGTTTCCCTTATTGCCTAAAACAAAACTTGCTCAAGCAATACTCAGCCCATGTGCCCGTTGGAAAAAATCCtccaaaaaaaaagaggaaatttTCAGCTCCAAAAACCAAAAGAAAACTTAGAATAAAAGTTCCTTGAAAAATTATCCCCTTCTTTTGCTCCTTAATTTCCAAACTCGGCCTTTAAAATGACTGAATTTTACCATCTACAATCCAATTTCAAAGCTTCTATGTAGACTAAACCGAACTAGTCACAAGAATCTGGTGGCAGGTGACCAGAAAAATAATCCACATAATTCACAATCCAGGCAAATGCTCGTATTTTAATCAGCATATTGAAAAGCATAtctgtatataattatatatcctAAAACAAATATAGTAAAGCAATGTCTATTGAAGCAAAATCTTAAATCATATAAAAGCTCAAGCTAACAATTACAACTACAAAGGAGAAAGGGAGAGAGTCAACCAAGGGAATCACCGTCCTCTTGAAACTGCATCTTCCATCTCACCGTGTGATGAAGGAAATAACTCTATGTAGCGACTTCCGAGTGTCATCCTATCCTTTGCCATTGCCGCTTTAGAATCTTCGGCATTTGTGAATTCCACGTAAGCCTCTCCGGATGGCCTGCCTTCCGAGTTCATTACAATATGAACAGAATCTTCGGACAGCACAAAATCCTTGAAGAAGTCCATTATGTCATCCTTGCTAGCAGAAAATGGCAATCCCCTCAGCCGCAACACCCCGGTATGCTCAGCTGAGTCTTTTCCATCATCGTATGATTTAGCCCGAGGTGCACTTCGACGGGGTGAACTACTTCGAGTATCTGAAACCTCATTTGCAATTGCCTTGTAGTATTCCTGCCTCTTGCTTCTGAAAACCTCGACATATCTTCTACCTATGTTCTGCCTGTTTCTTTGAAGAGCAAAGTCGACTTGAAGAGGATAACCCAGAACGCAGAAGGCTTCACCAGTGAACTTTCCACCTTTGTGAACAAA
This window contains:
- the LOC112720069 gene encoding uncharacterized protein, with product MFYRGKYADGGDGREMAAKRQRTVDPGSSFYGTSPGSSFMYNPTPYGYVSQPPPPPPFPVVRLRGLPFDCTETDVAEFFHGLDIVDVLFVHKGGKFTGEAFCVLGYPLQVDFALQRNRQNIGRRYVEVFRSKRQEYYKAIANEVSDTRSSSPRRSAPRAKSYDDGKDSAEHTGVLRLRGLPFSASKDDIMDFFKDFVLSEDSVHIVMNSEGRPSGEAYVEFTNAEDSKAAMAKDRMTLGSRYIELFPSSHGEMEDAVSRGR